In a single window of the Chaetodon trifascialis isolate fChaTrf1 chromosome 19, fChaTrf1.hap1, whole genome shotgun sequence genome:
- the katna1 gene encoding katanin p60 ATPase-containing subunit A1: MSLREISENVKLAREYALLGNYSSASVLYNGLLEQIKKYVYSMRDSSFQQRWQQLWQEISEENQQVQDIMSNLENFQLDTTPAKPSNHDDCEIRPVHMEQRHSPCPIRRPSNPYKDSKPPNNRLSVAVRAQQRHSPRGANGDRNKPSKGKERKELKEVKEAPGKAKDDKNKADVQEKEVKKFDGTGYDKDLVEALERDIISQNPNVKWDNIADLEDAKKLLKEAVVLPMWMPAFFKGIRRPWKGVLMVGPPGTGKTLLAKAVATECRTTFFNVSSSTLTSKYRGESEKLVRLLFEMARFYAPTTIFIDEIDSMCSRRGTSEEHEASRRVKAELLVQMDGVGGASENDDPSKMVMVLAATNFPWDIDEALRRRLEKRIYIPLPSTKGRVELLRINLKELELASDVDLDKIAEQLEGYSGADITNVCRDASLMAMRRRIEGLTPEEIRNISRDEMHMPTTMEDFESALKKVSKSVSAADLEKYEKWIEEFGSC, from the exons ATGAGTCTACGAGAGATCAGTGAGAACGTGAAGTTGGCCCGTGAATATGCTCTGCTGGGAAACTACAGCTCGGCCAGCGTTCTCTATAATGGATTGCTAGAACAAATCAAAAAATATGTGTATAGCATGCGGGACAGCAGTTTTCAGCAGAGGTGGCAGCAG ttATGGCAAGAAATTAGTGAAGAGAATCAACAAGTTCAAGACATAATGTCAAATCTAGAGAACTTTCAGCTGGACACGACGCCTGCTAAACCCAGTAACCACGATGATTGTGAAATAAGGCCTGTGCACATGGAGCAGAG ACATTCTCCCTGTCCCATCAGGCGGCCTTCTAACCCGTATAAAGACAGCAAACCTCCCAACAACCGCCTGAGCGTGGCTGTGAGGGCGCAGCAGAGGCACTCACCTCGTGGGGCCAATGGGGACAGAAACAAACCCTCCAAGGGCAAAGAAAGGAAGGAGTTGAAAGAGGTGAAGGAGGCCCCTGGCAAAGCCAAGGATGATAAG AACAAAGCCGATGTCCAAGAGAAAGAAGTGAAAAAGTTTGATGGGACAGGTTATGACAAAGACCTTGTGGAAGCTCTGGAGAGAGATATTATATCTCAGAATCCAAATGTTAAATG GGACAACATTGCAGACTTGGAAGATGCAAAGAAACTCCTCAAGGAAGCGGTTGTGTTGCCGATGTGGATGCCAGCATTTTTCAAAGGCATACGGAGGCCGTGGAAG GGAGTGCTTATGGTGGGACCTCCAGGTACGGGTAAAACACTTTTGGCCAAAGCAGTTGCTACCGAGTGCCGAACCACATTCTTCAACGTCTCCTCATCTACTCTCACCTCCAAGTACAGAGGGGAATCTGAGAAGCTAGTTCGCCTTCTGTTTGAAATG GCACGTTTTTACGCCCCCACTACAATCTTCATTGATGAAATAGACTCCATGTGCAGCCGCAGAGGCACCTCAGAAGAACATGAGGCCAGCCGGAGAGTCAAGGCAGAGCTACTGGTGCAGATGGATG GTGTTGGTGGAGCGTCAGAAAATGATgacccatccaagatggtgATGGTACTGGCTGCCACCAACTTCCCATGGGACATCGATGAGGCTCTGAGAAGACGGCTGGAGAAGAGGATCTACATCCCCCTGCCTTCAA CCAAAGGGCGGGTGGAGCTTCTTAGGATCAACttgaaggagctggagctggcCAGCGATGTGGACTTGGACAAGATTGCAGAGCAGTTGGAGGGTTACTCAGGAGCTGACATAACCAACGTGTGCAG GGACGCCTCTCTGATGGCCATGAGGCGAAGAATCGAGGGCCTCACGCCAGAGGAGATCCGCAACATTTCCCGGGATGAGATGCACATGCCCACTACCATGGAGGACTTTGAGTCCGCTCTGAAGAAAGTGTCTAaatctgtgtctgcagctgacCTGGAGAAGTATGAAAAGTGGATCGAAGAGTTCGGGTCCTGCTGA
- the ginm1 gene encoding glycoprotein integral membrane protein 1 isoform X2, with translation METTALAVSVIVLLFASVTCTESPPRQLNTENILINVTAGRLADTQLQDSNNLQINLNISVGDEQVLVNDIPVELSGVTRFNCQALLYSINGSSDFESGDLVSTVTRVMVSQNRLYSDSEEVVALQVFSEVIEMEGKEVQQPDMCEVKILMSPDFQKLAQFTNIYPIRHSEIFRVPRENDVVVTDPPNPRKDEEQLISQTTSQYPLKHTETTQEEIAAPGKLPETPLRMDPDLLYDVRYDDEFDDRDLSQRDQIQMETPPKEMISSYSAMCQWVEEVRERLRRFSSESLPLFFLVMWVVVIGVVGSAVIVKILDIFFPTCEHKHIFHLNPETLMPEEEKHTLLENIEIEAEDEEKKP, from the exons ATGGAAACGACAGCGTTAGCTGTTAGTGTCATCGTTCTTCTTTTTGCTTCAGTAACGTGCACAGAGTCGCCGCCTAGGCAACTGAATACG GAAAACATCCTGATTAACGTGACAGCAGGAAGATTGGCTGATACACAGTTACAGGATTCCAACAACTTGCAG ATaaatttaaacatatcagtggGCGATGAGCAGGTGCTGGTCAATGACATCCCCGTAGAGCTGTCAGGGGTCACCAGGTTCAATTGTCAAGCACTTCTAT ACAGCATCAATGGAAGCAGTGACTTTGAATCTGGGGACTTGGTGTCCACTGTCACCCGGGTGATGGTGAGCCAGAACCGGCTATACAGCGACTCAGAGGAGGTGGTGGCTCTGCAGGTGTTCAGTGAAGTGATAGAGATGGAGGGCAAAGAG GTGCAGCAGCCTGACATGTGTGAGGTGAAAATACTGATGAGCCCAGATTTCCAGAAACTGGCTCAGTTTACCAACATCTACCCCATCAGACACAGTGAGATTTTCAGGGTTCCCAGGGAGAACGATGTTGTTGTCACAGATCCACCAAATCCTAGAAAAG ATGAAGAACAGCTGATCTCCCAGACCACCAGCCAGTACCCCCTGAAGCACACAGAGACCACCCAGGAGGAGATTGCAGCCCCAGGAAAGCTCCCAGAGACCCCCCTGCGTATGGACCCCGACCTGCTGTATGATGTCAGATACGATGATGAATTTGATGACAGAGACCTGAGCCAGCGGGATCAGATTCAGATGGAAACTCCACCCAAAGAAATGATATCATCTTACTCT GCCATGTGTCAGTGGGTGGAGGAAGTGAGGGAGCGTCTCAGGCGCTTCAGCTCAGAATCACTGCCTCTTTTCTTCCTGGTTATGTGGGTAGTGGTGATCGGCGTTGTCGGATCAGCGGTCATCGTCAAGATCCTGGACATCTTCTTCCCAACTTGTGAACACAA GCACATTTTCCACCTAAACCCTGAAACTCTAATGCcggaggaggagaagcacaCTCTGCTGGAGAATATCGAAATAGaagcagaggatgaagagaagaaacccTGA
- the ppil4 gene encoding peptidyl-prolyl cis-trans isomerase-like 4, with protein sequence MAVLLETTLGDIVIDLFTEERPKTCLNFLKLCKIKYYNYCLIHNVQRDFIVQTGDPTGTGRGGESVYSKLYGDQARFFDLEKVPRIKHRKKGTVSMVNNGNEQHGSQFLITTGENVDYLDGVHTVFGEVTEGLDVLAKINETFVDNDFVPYQDIRINHTVILDDPFDDPPDLPVPDRSPEPTKEQLDSGRIGADEVIDDTDGKGAEEVEERLREKEAKTQAILLEMVGDLPDADVRPPENVLFVCKLNPVTTDEDLEIIFSRFGSIKSCEIIRDWKTGDSLCYAFIEFEKQEDCEKAYFKMDNVLIDDRRIHVDFSQSVAKIKWKGKGGKYTKDDFKAYEKDVENRSKLALKDQVKPKQDSKYDLLIEEEEETTSHRHSEKKHKEKRHHHHSDDEDSRKSKKHKDSEDSRRDRKVGRQRSRSRSRSRSRDRDHKHSKSRVKHGKEGRDKGHSHKDRSPSRSSKKSKDKDRSKYR encoded by the exons ATGGCGGTGCTCCTTGAAACGACGCTTGGCGATATTGTAATTGATTTGTTTACAGAAGAACGGcctaaaa CTTGCCTAAACTTTCTGAAATTATGCAAGATAAAGTACTACAACTACTGCCTCATCCACAATGTTCAG AGAGACTTCATTGTGCAGACTGGAGATCCCACTGGGACAGGGCGTGGTGGAGAATCTGTCTATAG CAAACTTTATGGGGACCAGGCCCGCTTTTTTGATTTGGAGAAAGTGCCACGCATTAAACACAGGAAGAAGGGGACAGTGTCCATGGTGAACAATGGAAATGAGCAACATGGTTCTCAG TTCCTTATTACCACGGGTGAGAACGTGGACTACCTGGATGGAGTCCATACTGTGTTTGGGGAAGTGACAGAGGGCTTGGATGTCTTGGCTAAAATCAATGAGACCTTTGTGGACAACGACTTTGTCCCATATCAGGATATCAG GATAAACCACACAGTTATCCTGGATGACCCTTTTGATGACCCTCCCGACTTGCCAGTTCCTGATCGATCACCTGAGCCTACCAAAGAACAGCTAGAT AGTGGCCGAATTGGAGCAGACGAGGTGATTGATGATACAGATGGGAAAGGAGCCGAGGAGGTAGAGGAGAGATTAAGGGAGAAGGAAGCCAAGACTCAGGCCATCCTGCTGGAGATG GTGGGTGACCTCCCTGATGCAGATGTAAGACCTCCAGAGAATGTGCTTTTTGTCTGCAAGCTGAACCCAGTGACCACAGATGAAGACCTGGAAATCATCTTTTCTCGCTTTGGGTCCATAAAAAG CTGTGAAATCATCAGAGACTGGAAAACTGGAGACTCCCTCTGTTACGCATTTATTGAGTTTGAAAAG CAAGAAGATTGTGAAAAGGCCTACTTCAAAATGGACAACGTGCTCATTGACGATCGCCGCATTCACGTGGACTTCAGCCAGTCAGTCGCAAAGATCAAATGGAAAGGGAAAG GTGGGAAGTATACTAAAGATGACTTCAAAGCCTATGAGAAGGACGTGGAGAACCGATCCAAACTGGCTCTCAAGGATCAAGTGAAGCCTAAACAAGA TTCCAAGTACGACCTGCTGattgaggaggaagaggagacaacGAGCCATCGGCACTCTGAGAAGAAACACAAGGAGAAGAGGCACCATCATCATTCAGATGATGAGGACAGCAGGAAGTCCAAAAAGCACAAG GACAGCGAGGATAGCCGGCGAGACAGGAAGGTGGGACGCCAGCGCTCTCGATCCCGCTCAAGGTCCCGCTCCAGAGACAGggaccacaaacacagcaagtCCCGGGTCAAACATGGGAAGGAGGGCCGCGACAAAGGCCACAGCCACAAGGACAGGAGCCCCAGCCGCTCCTCGAAGAAGTCCAAGGATAAAGACAGGAGCAAATACAGATGA
- the ginm1 gene encoding glycoprotein integral membrane protein 1 isoform X1, whose protein sequence is METTALAVSVIVLLFASVTCTESPPRQLNTENILINVTAGRLADTQLQDSNNLQINLNISVGDEQVLVNDIPVELSGVTRFNCQALLLDSINGSSDFESGDLVSTVTRVMVSQNRLYSDSEEVVALQVFSEVIEMEGKEVQQPDMCEVKILMSPDFQKLAQFTNIYPIRHSEIFRVPRENDVVVTDPPNPRKDEEQLISQTTSQYPLKHTETTQEEIAAPGKLPETPLRMDPDLLYDVRYDDEFDDRDLSQRDQIQMETPPKEMISSYSAMCQWVEEVRERLRRFSSESLPLFFLVMWVVVIGVVGSAVIVKILDIFFPTCEHKHIFHLNPETLMPEEEKHTLLENIEIEAEDEEKKP, encoded by the exons ATGGAAACGACAGCGTTAGCTGTTAGTGTCATCGTTCTTCTTTTTGCTTCAGTAACGTGCACAGAGTCGCCGCCTAGGCAACTGAATACG GAAAACATCCTGATTAACGTGACAGCAGGAAGATTGGCTGATACACAGTTACAGGATTCCAACAACTTGCAG ATaaatttaaacatatcagtggGCGATGAGCAGGTGCTGGTCAATGACATCCCCGTAGAGCTGTCAGGGGTCACCAGGTTCAATTGTCAAGCACTTCTAT TAGACAGCATCAATGGAAGCAGTGACTTTGAATCTGGGGACTTGGTGTCCACTGTCACCCGGGTGATGGTGAGCCAGAACCGGCTATACAGCGACTCAGAGGAGGTGGTGGCTCTGCAGGTGTTCAGTGAAGTGATAGAGATGGAGGGCAAAGAG GTGCAGCAGCCTGACATGTGTGAGGTGAAAATACTGATGAGCCCAGATTTCCAGAAACTGGCTCAGTTTACCAACATCTACCCCATCAGACACAGTGAGATTTTCAGGGTTCCCAGGGAGAACGATGTTGTTGTCACAGATCCACCAAATCCTAGAAAAG ATGAAGAACAGCTGATCTCCCAGACCACCAGCCAGTACCCCCTGAAGCACACAGAGACCACCCAGGAGGAGATTGCAGCCCCAGGAAAGCTCCCAGAGACCCCCCTGCGTATGGACCCCGACCTGCTGTATGATGTCAGATACGATGATGAATTTGATGACAGAGACCTGAGCCAGCGGGATCAGATTCAGATGGAAACTCCACCCAAAGAAATGATATCATCTTACTCT GCCATGTGTCAGTGGGTGGAGGAAGTGAGGGAGCGTCTCAGGCGCTTCAGCTCAGAATCACTGCCTCTTTTCTTCCTGGTTATGTGGGTAGTGGTGATCGGCGTTGTCGGATCAGCGGTCATCGTCAAGATCCTGGACATCTTCTTCCCAACTTGTGAACACAA GCACATTTTCCACCTAAACCCTGAAACTCTAATGCcggaggaggagaagcacaCTCTGCTGGAGAATATCGAAATAGaagcagaggatgaagagaagaaacccTGA